The sequence TCTACTACATGAAAATATTCAGAAATGCAGATCAAACGTGCTTTGAATAGTTTTTAGTCTTTTTCATTGGCTTGTCAGCCATGACTGGCTCAGCGCCGGTCAGTTGTGTCATGAAGCGGTTCTTACCGGGGCGGTACATTATATAAAAGATGGAGTAGCCGAACCCTCACcgcatttagttttatttatgcacatttcTAATGTATACAAGATGGGCAAAGCATCATTATCCACTACCGCTAacttgttttactacattttcattatatattatcaGGAAATGCTACTTGCTCCTTTCACCATTATTGCTGTACTTGGAAGTATTACACTAAATGCGGATTTGTTGAATGTGTAACCCTAATTTCTAATGCTAGACTCAATACGTCAACATAAGATagacttaaatgttttttttttttcttgttgttgttgttgtttttaaataaaaatccaacaTTGTGACTTTCCAACTTAAAATAACCAATGTGTTTTAGACAAAACTTTCCATGCCAAGGTAGAAAATACACTAAGTGGTTGTTGTAGCGACACTCTACTACGAATCTCCAAAACTGCTTTAATATTAGATAAAGATATTTCAAAAACAACCCAGCTGTGTTTACAATAACACAGTAGGATCATATGAAGTGTCACACTAATGTGCAAAGCCCAAACTGATGCCTCAAATGTGTTTTGCTCAATTGATTTTGCACATACGAGTAGCCTTTATCTTTGATTGGTTTATCTGgctattgatttttgttttaaaacatcagCCTCCATTATGCCTGTATTATCTATCTCAATGCAGAAATTTAGTGCATTTTGTCCTTTAATGCCCAAGTAAGATGTTGCTTTCCTAATTGCCTGCCTTAATTGCAGATTGTTGTCAATGACCAAATCAGCAATGTCTTTAGCCTGATTAGTTAATAGCAACATGCGGAGAAAAGTTGAGTATATTTTGTTCAACCTTACAAAAACCATTTCTTTTAACCAACTTCCATGACTAATGACTGTATTTGGAGAATAGAAATGTCTGTGGACAAATGTATCGATTATAACACTAATAAACAGGCTACCAGAACACTatcaaatgttaatgtttttaccctttatctgtattttttgttacttttaaaaagaaaaagttgacTAACTTTGTTTGGTAACAATGACAATCACCTGGAGACTCTTATGTTTTGTCACATCTAAATGTTAGAAAGCTATGTCGTGTATGTGTGTAGGTTAGCTGTATGTTGTCATGATGTGACAGCAAGCCGGCCATGTTATGTAATTGTCACTTAAGTCGTAATTATGAAGGACTCTGATGTTCATGATCTGTCTTATTAACTGTCTATGCTCAGTCAGAAATGACTTTGATGAAATTAAATCACTAAAATCAGCCACAAAGCCAAGCTGGAGTCTTGTAAGTCTGAACTCTCACCTGTGTCTTGTGAGAATGATTTCACCTCAGAACGCACCACTTTAGTCTATGACTGAGTTAACCGTAATCGCAAGTCGTGTCTGTACATTTGAATTGTACCCAAAGTATTATGTTTAGAACCTAAATATCAACACAGTCATTTTGTGAAATTAATCTCGTGTTATCCTCTATGTGCATCCAAGTCTGTCAGAACAGTGTTTTaagtcacacaaaaaaaaatcctatgttttttgttacagttttattcctgtaCATGAAATAAAGTTGACCCCTATAGTAATGCTACTCAAACCTTTTACTCTGCCTCTGTCAGTATTTTCATGCCTTCGTATTCATTACTCTATTGAGAGCATCAAcatgatgaaaaatatttaattttcctaTTATAGTATGATTTTTcctttatataattttcttttataatattcagagttattaattttaataagacAATCTGGTTGCAAATTTGTcgttttttatcaaaatgtgatATATATCATTACCATTTCACAGTTACTTTATTGTTAGTTATTTACATTGAAACCGCACACCATTTAATTTGtatggtgtttttgttttaaaaagtctagacccaaataaaatacaatttaatttttaatatgttcGATTGAAGCATTCAAGTGTGATAATTTACTTTTCGAAAACTGTATGACTGATTGActtctgtgggggaaaaaaaatagttgaagaatgttggtttttatttggttaccaacattcttccaaaaATGTTCTCGTATGGACAAGAAAGAAGGACGTTTCTCAGAATATATTCTTGTATGCTGATAAATGACGAGTAGcctaaatgacagaatttacaaatTAAAGTTATTTCAGTTGAACGTTGtactaaattcaaaataattgtgtTCTAATGTGTTAATTCAAAGGGTATTGCATCTGGGTCTAGACTCTTTTCTTTAAACATATTTCTCACAGAATAGAactgcatgagggtgagtaaatgatgacagaatgttcttttggaacgaactatccctttaaattcaaatgtttcaagtgtttttttttccagaataccGCTGCCAGTAATACCCAATCTTTAGGTTACGCAAAAGGCACATAGCATTCATTCTCTGTTCAAATAAAGAGGGTTAAAAATCCAGCATTCGCGtggagagagggagtgtgtggagatgctgtgtgaaAGTCCCCGGATGAAGGTGTAACGCCATCTTTACTCCACCATTCAAGCTGCAGCTGTTGCTCGCGCAGGGGCCTGCCGGTGAACTCGCACTCCTCCTTTACTCCCAATCTCACACAACACGCTCGCCGCGCGCTGTCCAACATGGGTGACCGGGAGGATTTGGTGTACCAAGCCAAACTCGCCGAGCAGGCGGAGAGATATGATGGTAAGAGACACTGAGAGGTAACGGGAACGTTATTTTTACAACGCGAGAGCTCGTGCAGGCTAACTGACGCTCGGGCTAGCTGGCTTAATTCGCAGTTAAACCGAGCAAACACccgtttactttttaaaaacgtTGTTTCGTTTATTTGTACAGTCCGTTAATTCTGTCGCTGTGATATTGGGGTAACTACAGAAGGCATGTGAAGATGGAGACGTTTATTGAGGAGACAAAATGGCGGAGAGTTAGTGGGTGAGGCAAGCTGTTGCTAGCCATGGCGGAGGGGGTGGCTGCGGTCTTCAAGCCTCATGCAGGCGGGGAACGGCTCAAATATTACTTAACATCTATCTTAATCGACCCAATTAACCACAATAAAGAGTTATTTCTGAATGAGGTCCTCGCTTTTCTGCGTTTACCCCCGCAGCACATTACGAGAGACGGTGGCAGTGTCTCAAAACCTTTCGAGCTGCCTACTTAGACAGCATTTTTGCGTCTTACAGGCACGTTGAGTTGTGGtacccaaaaatgctgtctagccAGCTAACGTTacctcactaggttttgagacgcATCCGCTGTACAGTAACGCAAAGCAAGTAATGCTTTGTAAGCTGAGAAACTGTAACTTAGCTTTGCAGTAAGACTTCATCTCGGACTGTAGAGAAGGTATTGGTATTCAAGATTTCAACGATATCCTAAACCAGCAGCTATAATTGTGGCTTGTTGGTAATTTATTGTCTAGTTTAGTCACCCATTAACTTATGTTGGGTATCTAGGGTTTTCACTCAACACTTGAAAGTATGCAGTGTGCAAGAATGATGATTAACAAAGGATATGCACAGTGTTTTGTGATCGTATACTGGCAACCCAAGTTGAATGCAAGTAAATGTGAAGTTGTTAATAATATTTAGCCTCTCTTATTtgagtaaatatataatacatacccCGTGGAGTGCGACAGTGGCCACTTACTTTTTCAGTGGTCttggtattttaataaaaattagtatttttctcaTAGGAAGCCATGAATCAATCCAACCAGTtatgaggtgaatcacaacattacaaactttggtTTGAAGCGGAAACGTATTTGAGAATGAGACAAATGGTATGAGACATAATGAGCTTTAatgaactacaatcccatgaagcttTGTGAGCGACTGTAGAATTAAAACAATGCAGAAATATAAAGATgttgatttatttgtatatagaaaaagtatgttttaagtttattgcaTGATATGCATGCAGATATTTAAGTAGTTTGCTATATTTGCAGGTCTTTGTATGAGTGGGCGGGCACTTATGAGTTCTTTTGGTTTTTGCGtgtgattggtggagatttctctGCAGAATTATGGTATAGAAGTTCTGCTGATAAAcacaattatttacaaattatatttattttggctAATGGCTTAAACAAAAGCACGTACCATCAATTAACAACCAGAGTTTATACGTTTTTGCTCAATTTACCTGTGAAGaaaattaatgtgattttatttctgGATCCCAACTGTACTTACTGACTGAGTAAAAATGGTATGTTTCTCATATGGTTGCGACTTGTATTCTGTTGTAATTAAATCCAGTCAGCAAAATATCCATCacactcattttaattttttccagAAATGGTCGACTCCATGAAGAAGGTGGCTGGGATGGATGTTGAGCTAACGGTTGAAGAGAGAAACCTGCTCTCGGTGGCCTACAAGAACGTTATTGGGGCAAGAAGAGCATCCTGGAGGATAATCAGTAGTATCGAGCAGAAAGAGGAGAATAAGGGTGGAGAGGACAAATTGAAAATGATTCGGGAATATAGACAAACGGTAAGACATGCGCGAACTAACTTTCATTCACATAACTAGAATGATTAGTTTTACACTTTTAACCTATGAATTTTCATGTCTAGGTTGAGAATGAATTGAAATCAATCTGCAATGACATCCTCGATGTGTTGGACAAGCACCTAATCCCAGCTGCAAATTCAGGAGAGTCCAAGGTCTTCTACTACAAAATGTatgaaagcaagttttttttttttttttttttttttttttttttttttttttatatctaaggATGAATCGTATGTGACTCAATGAGGTCACGgctttatttatacatgttttaaacaGACCTTTTCTTCCTTTGATGCATCAGGAAGGGTGATTACCACAGGTATCTCGCTGAGTTTGCCACAGGAAACGACAGGAAGGAGGCTGCAGAAAACAGTTTGGTTGCTTACAAAGCTGCTAGTGATATTGCAATGACAGACCTTCAGCCTACACACCCCATTCGCTTGGGTCTGGCTCTTAACTTCTCCGTATTCTACTATGAAATCCTCAACTCTCCCGACCGTGCATGCaggtttgttttctttgtgttttggtttgtttttctgttttcatatctCATAACATGAAGTACTACAGACAGTTACAGTTTAGTAAATCTCGGTCCATCATACTCTTATTACATTTGTATGAATATGGTAATTTGAGTTTAATGATAATGCTTTTGGTTACTTATCAGACCATGATGGTATTCATTGCAATGTATTCCGGTTCACTTAATAGTTTATGTACCTGGCTGTTGGTTTTAGGTTGGCAAAGGCGGCATTTGACGATGCTATTGCTGAACTGGACACATTGAGTGAAGAAAGCTACAAGGACTCGACACTCATCATGCAATTGTTACGTGATAACCTGACACTATGGACTTCAGATATGCAGGGAGACGGTAAGAAGGATCATCGCAGTTTCAGATGCTAAGCCTGACAAACATGTCTTTTGAAACCCATTGGTACATGAAGGTGACATCCTCAAAAGCTCCTCCACAAACCAAAGCTATTTTTAGAGCGATTGTTTCAGAGTGTCCCGATTTAGGACTTGTGAGGCATAGTTTCCAACCATCTCTTATATCTGCCTTTAAAAGTGTTCAAATAGAGGGCTCTGTCTACGTTGGCAGTGGAAAATGTGCAAGTAAACATGCCTACTTTTCAAATTCATCCTcctgaaattaaatcattatctCAATATAATGTAGTGGTTTAtatgttaattgttttattttcacaccCTGTTCTaagcataaatattttatagatCTAATGTAGTGTATTCAGTATATCAATACAAAAGTATTATTCCTACCCCAAAAGTAAGAGTGTATGTTTTTAATAGCTCTGTTGATTTCTAAAGTACATACTGACCTAGTGC is a genomic window of Cyprinus carpio isolate SPL01 chromosome B15, ASM1834038v1, whole genome shotgun sequence containing:
- the LOC109103256 gene encoding 14-3-3 protein epsilon isoform X2; the protein is MGDREDLVYQAKLAEQAERYDEMVDSMKKVAGMDVELTVEERNLLSVAYKNVIGARRASWRIISSIEQKEENKGGEDKLKMIREYRQTVENELKSICNDILDVLDKHLIPAANSGESKVFYYKMKGDYHRYLAEFATGNDRKEAAENSLVAYKAASDIAMTDLQPTHPIRLGLALNFSVFYYEILNSPDRACRLAKAAFDDAIAELDTLSEESYKDSTLIMQLLRDNLTLWTSDMQGDDS
- the LOC109103256 gene encoding 14-3-3 protein epsilon isoform X1, which gives rise to MGDREDLVYQAKLAEQAERYDEMVDSMKKVAGMDVELTVEERNLLSVAYKNVIGARRASWRIISSIEQKEENKGGEDKLKMIREYRQTVENELKSICNDILDVLDKHLIPAANSGESKVFYYKMKGDYHRYLAEFATGNDRKEAAENSLVAYKAASDIAMTDLQPTHPIRLGLALNFSVFYYEILNSPDRACRLAKAAFDDAIAELDTLSEESYKDSTLIMQLLRDNLTLWTSDMQGDGEEQNKEALQDVEDETQ